The following are from one region of the Carnobacterium gallinarum DSM 4847 genome:
- a CDS encoding DUF3130 family protein yields the protein MEEKVTTNSPIVTMVTIGMTESSSHVSFDVKKDISYSKSTAVTILSECLGDMKKATTQFKSAIKVDIGNLVKIHEAIQKTDENL from the coding sequence ATGGAAGAAAAAGTAACCACTAATTCACCTATTGTTACCATGGTAACAATAGGGATGACTGAGTCAAGCTCTCATGTTTCATTTGATGTAAAAAAAGACATTTCATATTCTAAAAGTACTGCTGTAACAATTTTATCCGAATGTTTAGGAGACATGAAAAAAGCGACTACACAATTTAAGTCAGCCATTAAAGTGGATATTGGAAATTTAGTGAAGATTCATGAAGCGATTCAAAAAACAGATGAAAATTTGTAG
- a CDS encoding T7SS effector LXG polymorphic toxin has translation MPRIDYQELKDLSEEVTKLRQETVSYLKEYDKSNDLFTEDRELLGAAWSSGKQYHGQYKMISDAIFNALYDLDDSIKNYLKEFKNIVGEAENRLDTEELQELENDLRRLQTQKLEFMEAMAEVFKDVPVLKEFFGNNTMNGRMKEIEVLKHYEHFENTTQGNFDGVKETIQAILEGLAYLGQSKHFESGASGYRVEDISGSSWYKHISGYNKANEKDRYEVKEVKTKYGTFYQVLKNGKVDKDATEAYNEILLEEQWDDVKDKVNTAKDVVDILSYLIGNTVKVVGGGTTAIVGVVGITGAYAVVELASGGTATIFLPGVATAGVAVAGTGTAIMVDGLNGFQNGYEGNVMFSNNGKITSKTFGKPIEVPLNGTKRKLRVDAEPDGNKIQIQSGGGKDSFKDDRILIELITDKASILKQIEPSLKKKLSKGKLEELVNNIWKAYIWLTTK, from the coding sequence ATGCCACGAATAGATTACCAAGAACTAAAGGATCTTTCTGAGGAAGTTACCAAATTGAGACAAGAAACGGTCTCTTATTTAAAAGAGTACGACAAGTCAAATGATTTATTTACCGAAGATAGGGAGTTATTGGGAGCGGCTTGGTCGTCTGGTAAACAGTATCATGGGCAATATAAGATGATTTCAGATGCTATTTTTAATGCTCTGTACGATTTGGATGATTCGATTAAGAACTATCTAAAAGAATTTAAAAATATCGTGGGAGAAGCTGAAAATAGATTAGATACAGAGGAGTTGCAAGAGTTAGAAAACGATTTAAGGCGTCTTCAAACCCAAAAATTAGAATTTATGGAAGCTATGGCAGAAGTGTTCAAAGACGTTCCAGTATTAAAAGAATTTTTTGGGAATAATACGATGAACGGACGAATGAAAGAAATCGAGGTGTTGAAACACTATGAACACTTTGAAAATACAACACAAGGGAATTTTGATGGTGTCAAAGAAACCATTCAAGCGATTTTAGAAGGATTGGCGTATTTAGGTCAAAGTAAACATTTTGAGAGCGGGGCAAGTGGGTATCGTGTTGAGGACATTTCGGGAAGTAGTTGGTATAAACACATATCTGGTTACAATAAAGCCAACGAAAAAGATCGTTATGAAGTCAAAGAAGTGAAGACAAAATATGGTACGTTTTATCAAGTGTTGAAAAATGGAAAAGTTGATAAAGATGCAACAGAAGCTTATAATGAAATTTTATTGGAAGAGCAATGGGATGATGTAAAAGATAAAGTGAATACGGCAAAAGATGTCGTTGATATTCTGTCCTATTTAATTGGAAATACGGTAAAAGTTGTCGGAGGTGGAACAACTGCGATAGTGGGTGTAGTTGGGATTACAGGCGCTTATGCGGTTGTAGAGCTTGCGAGTGGTGGAACAGCAACTATTTTTCTACCAGGAGTTGCGACAGCAGGTGTAGCAGTGGCAGGAACTGGAACAGCGATAATGGTAGATGGGCTAAACGGTTTTCAAAATGGTTATGAAGGCAATGTGATGTTTTCCAATAATGGGAAGATTACGAGCAAGACTTTTGGTAAACCGATTGAAGTACCACTTAATGGGACAAAAAGAAAATTAAGAGTAGATGCAGAACCAGATGGAAATAAAATTCAAATTCAATCTGGTGGCGGAAAAGACTCTTTTAAAGATGACCGAATTTTAATTGAGTTAATTACAGATAAGGCTAGTATTTTAAAGCAAATTGAGCCAAGTTTAAAAAAGAAACTTAGTAAAGGTAAACTAGAGGAATTAGTTAATAATATTTGGAAGGCTTATATTTGGCTAACAACAAAATAA
- a CDS encoding transposase, with product MDELLTYHPLLKQTYDEMHLLKYAILCKNSELFFDLIDQLPKSLPDWFRKKLTFFKKHKEDISNALHLPYSNGNVEGLNNKIKVII from the coding sequence ATGGATGAACTCTTAACCTATCATCCACTTCTCAAACAAACTTATGATGAAATGCACTTGCTTAAGTATGCCATACTTTGTAAAAATAGTGAGTTATTTTTCGATTTAATCGACCAATTACCTAAGAGCTTACCTGATTGGTTTCGTAAGAAATTGACTTTCTTTAAAAAGCATAAGGAAGACATTTCAAATGCCCTTCATCTTCCTTATTCTAATGGAAACGTTGAAGGGCTAAACAATAAAATTAAAGTCATTATTTGA
- a CDS encoding transposase, whose translation MKSVSGAMSFICVDGETHQLIDILEDRKLPHLIAHFMRYSHKARLHVKYLVMDMNAS comes from the coding sequence ATGAAGTCTGTCTCAGGTGCGATGAGTTTTATTTGTGTAGATGGAGAAACTCATCAGCTCATTGATATTCTTGAAGACCGAAAACTACCACATCTAATCGCTCATTTTATGCGTTATTCTCATAAGGCACGACTCCATGTAAAATACTTGGTGATGGATATGAATGCCAGCTAA
- a CDS encoding lactonase family protein, protein MKETMFLGTYTKRESEGVYSITLDTEKQQLEELTLIAKADGPTYVGLSENQDILYAIDKVNGDGALSSFKKDDSGNYQLVASVSAPGAPPCYVGVDDQRGFLYTANYHKGEIAVIKTDKDGNLTLLDTVTHTGSSIHENQAGPHAHYSDLTPDHKYIVACDLGTDAVYTYSVSTDGKLTEVSRYDAKPGTGPRHIVFNPNGKVAYLFGELASVIVVLAYDATTGTFSELQTISTIPEEFTDFNGGAAIRVSKDGKFLYASNRGHDSIVVYKISPDGTTLEQIQLIASEGKIPRDFNLDPTEGFIIAAHQDSDNLTLFARNNETGLLSLIQKDVYAPECVCVYF, encoded by the coding sequence ATGAAGGAAACAATGTTTTTAGGAACATATACAAAACGTGAAAGTGAAGGTGTGTACTCAATCACCTTAGATACTGAAAAACAACAGCTCGAAGAGTTAACATTAATTGCTAAGGCTGATGGTCCAACTTATGTCGGTTTATCAGAAAACCAAGATATTTTATATGCAATTGATAAAGTGAATGGCGATGGTGCGCTTTCTTCATTTAAAAAAGATGATTCTGGTAATTATCAATTAGTAGCCTCTGTCTCAGCTCCTGGCGCTCCACCTTGTTATGTAGGTGTAGATGATCAACGCGGTTTTCTTTATACTGCCAACTACCATAAAGGTGAAATTGCTGTTATTAAAACCGATAAAGATGGCAATCTGACATTGTTAGATACTGTTACTCATACTGGTTCTAGCATTCACGAAAATCAAGCTGGGCCACACGCTCACTATTCTGATTTAACACCAGACCATAAGTATATTGTCGCTTGTGATCTTGGGACTGATGCAGTTTATACCTACTCTGTTTCAACAGATGGAAAATTAACTGAAGTAAGTCGTTATGATGCTAAACCTGGAACTGGACCACGTCATATTGTCTTTAATCCAAATGGCAAAGTTGCTTATTTATTTGGTGAATTAGCAAGTGTTATTGTTGTCTTAGCTTACGATGCAACAACAGGTACTTTCTCAGAATTACAAACAATCTCAACTATTCCAGAAGAATTCACTGATTTTAATGGTGGTGCAGCAATTCGTGTTTCAAAAGATGGCAAATTCTTATATGCTTCTAATCGTGGTCATGATTCGATTGTTGTCTATAAAATTTCTCCAGATGGAACTACGTTAGAGCAAATCCAATTAATTGCTTCTGAAGGAAAAATTCCACGTGACTTCAATCTTGATCCAACAGAAGGATTCATTATTGCTGCTCATCAAGATTCAGATAACCTAACTTTATTTGCTCGCAACAACGAAACAGGCTTATTGAGCTTAATTCAAAAAGATGTGTACGCACCAGAATGTGTATGTGTTTATTTCTAA
- a CDS encoding DUF3829 domain-containing protein yields the protein MKKKTKLVILSLTLTAALFVLPGCQQAQKMMDDTKSEAKKITNSANTDIDKYNQYMDILNALSASGELTTLETDYLSKLSDENGNYVQENVETFFINVPYALSNQILENATDIPDTKPKMAVDADAKKLIPAMEKEIDLFTQITSYYSEKDYVNDDYKKGKELHAQIIEAIKATRIPADTFKIGMSSIIEEKTKKERADAKKNNNKVQLALLDSIDAADALLTEVDNYTEALNKLDDETDWENLTEEDVENIQLPTPNVENLTALNEKLSASMEKLANFTDKEIKEDGYSLSNASSINLYVNTGKNLKTNVNELIQFTKTNTLTLDNAFPEYFYKSYDKLINDYNEIVK from the coding sequence ATGAAAAAGAAAACAAAATTAGTGATACTTAGCTTGACTTTAACAGCAGCTTTATTCGTATTACCTGGTTGTCAGCAAGCGCAAAAAATGATGGATGATACTAAATCTGAGGCAAAGAAGATTACAAATTCAGCAAATACTGATATCGATAAATACAATCAATATATGGATATATTGAATGCTTTAAGCGCCAGCGGAGAGTTAACTACTCTTGAGACTGACTACCTATCAAAATTATCTGATGAGAACGGCAATTATGTTCAAGAAAATGTTGAAACTTTCTTCATCAATGTACCTTATGCTTTATCAAACCAGATATTGGAAAATGCTACAGATATCCCTGATACGAAACCTAAAATGGCAGTTGATGCTGATGCTAAAAAATTAATTCCTGCAATGGAAAAAGAAATTGATTTATTTACTCAGATTACTAGTTATTATTCTGAAAAAGATTATGTAAATGATGATTATAAAAAAGGCAAAGAATTACATGCACAAATTATCGAAGCAATCAAAGCAACTCGAATTCCAGCAGACACTTTCAAAATAGGGATGTCTAGTATCATTGAAGAGAAAACAAAAAAAGAACGCGCTGATGCTAAAAAAAATAATAATAAAGTTCAACTTGCTTTATTGGATTCAATTGACGCCGCAGATGCCCTACTAACTGAAGTTGATAACTATACAGAAGCTCTAAACAAGCTAGATGATGAAACAGATTGGGAAAATCTTACTGAAGAAGACGTCGAAAACATTCAACTTCCTACTCCAAATGTTGAAAATTTAACTGCATTAAATGAAAAATTAAGTGCATCAATGGAAAAATTAGCTAACTTTACTGATAAAGAAATCAAAGAAGATGGTTATTCTTTAAGTAATGCTTCTAGTATTAATTTATATGTTAATACTGGTAAAAATTTAAAAACAAACGTTAATGAATTAATCCAATTTACTAAAACAAATACATTAACATTAGACAATGCTTTTCCAGAATATTTCTATAAATCCTACGATAAACTCATCAATGATTACAATGAAATAGTTAAATAA